The Lathyrus oleraceus cultivar Zhongwan6 chromosome 5, CAAS_Psat_ZW6_1.0, whole genome shotgun sequence genome includes the window AGTTCCATCATCTTTCTCTGCAACAAAGCTATGGCACCAATGCATCCATAAACCGGGTCTCTAAGTCTTGCTTCTGCTTCATAAGCCAAAGAATTCACTGTGTCTTCTCGCTGTTTTTCTGGGACTTCAATGAGTATTTTGCTAACATTGCTTGCTCCAAATACTTTGTGGACTTTGGCGAATTTTTTGCACTCGTTGGAGTGAAAGTAAGGTGCAAATAGGCAATTTGGGGTGCATCTTCTTTTAAGTAATTTGCAAGCTGCACAAGATGAGCTTGAACGTGGCTCATAACCCTTGGTGCCTCTCATTTCACTTGCTTAAAGTTTCCTATATATGTTTGCTCTATCCTTTGTGCTTATAAATATAGGCTCCTTTATGTAGGCACCTTTTActaaatatatatattttttttatatatttacATAACCGTCTCCATCAGCGTTGATTAGCCGAAATTTAActataaaaaaataaataaaaactttatttaattacaatttatatttaattttatagATGTAATATTTTATAAAACTCTATTTAATATCACGGTAAAATCTATGCGGTAACTCGTCTTTTACAACGAATTTTAAACTATGTGCGGTGATTTATTTCGGACGTCCTAAAAAAATGTTGCGTATATACTTAAATTTTTAGTAAAGCAGAGGGGTATGGGGCCTGCATGGGGGCAATGATGTCTTGTAACTCTAGTTGTATTTTCTATTTTGCCTTTACAGAATTTTAATTGGAGTTTGGATTTGAATAGATGGTTTTGAAGGGGGAAATTACATGTATTTTTCATTAAAATGAGAGTGTAGAGTTAGGTGGCAATAATTGATTTGCGGACAATGCGTGGGTGGGTCGTGTTGTGGATAGTTTCCTAGTCAGACATGATGGTTCAAGAATAAATATGGGGTATTTTCATTGATTGAAAGAAAGAAATATTCtctaaaaaataaaattattcGCTGGTAGGGAGAAATGATAAGGTCTAGGCGGTCATCACTAGAAGGAAATTGATGAGATACATATAGAATATAAAAGCTTGTTAATCCTATAATTTAATGGTGTCTTTGATGTTGGTCATTTATTTGACTATTTTGTCCTTTAAATAGGATTGGAATAATTTTGGTGGTCTTGATAGGGATATTCCATGAAAAATTGACAAAGAATTAGTTAAATTAATGTTGAGCAAGCTCTACACATAAACAATAGCTACCTAAATTATACATATAGATCGTATGAGATGAACCGTCTGATAGGATCAAGGTCGAAACCTGTGATTTGTATCATCTATCGTGTTGAGTTAAACTGCGGAAGCTTCGACAAATAAGGAACAGGAAAGTTAATATGAGACACAGGAATTTAACGAGGTTCGGCAAATTGCCTACGTCCTCAAGGTGAAACACTCTTTATTATATGAAGGATAATATCTGACAACTTGTACAGATCACAAGCTTGTCGTAGAAAAGAATATATTCTCACAAAGAAATATAAACCTCTCTGTGTTTAATATCCTCTCTCAAAGATGAACAATCTATCTTTTGTGTTTTGTGTTTAGAAGATGATTTGATGATCTTTCTCTTCCTCTCTTTTCTCTCTTATATAGAAAATATCTCATATCTCAATTAACAATGAATAAATAGAAAACTCCTCCTATTTTGATGTTGCTATTTTCACCGATGATGAATAAGAGATATTCCTCTTTTCTTGGCTTCCTATTCTTAACCATGAATTATGCTCACAATTGGCTTCCTATTCTTAACCATGAATTATGCTCACAATTCTCCACCTCGTACACAATTTGAAAGACCTCAAATTTTGGACGAATAATGAGAACACCCTGTGGCATACCAATTTTTATCATCATCTGGGCTGCATCATTATACACATACCTGCCTACGTACCCTTTGATCGGGATCAAGCCAATCGTAGTTCTACTTGTCCTCCATATAGTCTCCACCTCACCCAAAACCGCCCCGAAGGGCCATGCCCTTATTGGGCAAACTAACATGGGCCAATCTGAAGCAATGTCAAGTAGTGCTGGAATTTACTACCTGAAACAACTTTAGTTAACATGTCGGCAGGATTGTCACTTGTGTGTACCTTCATAAGAGAAATGTCACCATCCTCTATGACATCTCGAACAAAATGATATCTAACATCAATATGCTTAGTACGAGCATGATGGACCTGATTTTTAGCCAAGTGAATCGCACTCTGACTGTCACACCACAGATCCACTCTATCCTGCTTCATTCCCAAGTCATACATAAGACCTTTCAACCATAATGCTTCTTTTACTCCCTCTGCCATAGCCATATATTCTGACTCTGTTGTTGAGAGTGCAACTGTAGCTTGCAGCATTGATCTCCAACTTATTGGAGAACCATATATCTTGAAAACATAACCAGTAGTAGATCTTCTTTTATCTATATCACTTGCATAGTCCGAGTCCACAAAACCACTTACTTAACATGTATTTCCACCAAAGTATAGTCCGATATTTGTAGTACCCTTCAAGTACCTCAATAACCATTTTATTGCTTCCCAATGTGCCTTACCAGGATTTGCCATGAACCTACTGACAACACTGACTACTTGTGAAATATCTGGACGTGTACACACCATAGCGTACATCAAACTTCCTACTGCACTTGCATAAGGTACACCATTCATGTGTTCCTTTTCTTGTGCTGTAATCGGAGATTGCTTACTAGAGAGTTTGAAATGTTGTGCCAATGGAGTTGCCACCGATTTAGCATTTTTCATACCGAATCGATTGATAACCTTCTCAAGATATCCTTTCTGACTCAAGAACAATCGACAACTTTTCCGTTCTCTTCTTATCTCCATACCCAATATTTTTCTAGCAGCGCCCATGTCCTTCATATCAAACTCTTTACCAAGTTCGACCTTCAACTTATTTATCTCCAACATGCTTCTTGAAGCAATAAgcatgtcatccacatacaatAAGAGATAAATAAATTCACCTCCAAGAAGCTTCTGAATGTATACACAACAATATAAACACTTCTGGAGAAACCATGCTTTAGCATAAAAGAATCAAATCGCTTGTACCACTGTCGAGGGGATTGTTTCAATCCATATAAGGATTTCCTCAAGCGACATACCTGACTCTCTTTTCCCTCTAGTTTGTATCCTTCTGGTTGATACATGTAAATTTCCTCATCTAAATCTCCGTGCAAGAAGGCTGTTTTGACATCGAGTTGTTCCAACTCAAGATCACCATGAGCAACAATGCTCATAAGCACCCGAATAGAAGTATGCTTTACCACCGGAGAAAATATCTCATTATAGTCTACACCTTCTTTCTGTGCAAAACCTTTAGCCACTAATCTTTCCTTATATCTTGTACCACCGAGCTCAGATGAATCTGCTTTTCTTTTATACACCCACTTACAACCAATAGAAGTCTTTCCCTCAGGCAATGGGACTACCTCCCATGTCTTGTTCTTATACAGAGATTCCATCTTTTCCTCCATAGCAACCAACCATCTCTCCCTATCAGAATCTTTGATAGCTTGTTTGAAGGTGACCGGCTCATCATCCTCCACCGAGAGAGCATATTCTAACAAGTTTACCTACCCATAATGTTTCAGAGGCTCATCGGATCCATACCTCTGAACTGGTTTATAACCCCGCCTTGACCTAGTGGAAGCCAAGGtctcttgttgttgttgttgtagcACTTGTGCATTTTCCTGCTGGACCTCCTCACGTTCAAGATCATCATATTCTTCACAATGTGTGTCATCATGAGCCTCTTGATCATGAGTAGAATCTGGTTGGTCTTCAGATTCTTCTATCTCAACTACTTGAGATTTTGATGTTACAACATCACCACCTTTGGATACATCTGCTTTTGGTAAACCAACCATGGAGTTCTCATCAAAAGTAACATCTCAGCTGATTACAAACTTAGAATCCTCTAAAGACCAAAGTCGATATCCCTTGACTCCTCTTGCATATCCCAAGAAAATTGCCTTCTTGGCCCTATTATCAAGCTTGTTATCTTTGACATGATAATAAGCAATGCAACCAAACACTCTAAGTCTTCCATAATCTGCATGTTCTCCTGACCACGCCTTAAAAGGAGTGTCTCCATCCAATGTCGAATGTGGAGATCGGTTCACAATATAAGCAGT containing:
- the LOC127083995 gene encoding LOB domain-containing protein 21, which produces MRGTKGYEPRSSSSCAACKLLKRRCTPNCLFAPYFHSNECKKFAKVHKVFGASNVSKILIEVPEKQREDTVNSLAYEAEARLRDPVYGCIGAIALLQRKMMELQHDLDIAKDRLAHCRALAATATATTTAIIPSVDCVTLPPFPEFSPSNDLSDIFCHGSSSSQLSTRLETVDDFIQIPYIF